The Populus nigra chromosome 14, ddPopNigr1.1, whole genome shotgun sequence genome has a segment encoding these proteins:
- the LOC133672419 gene encoding protein RADIALIS-like 3, with translation MSSNSLTSWTPKQNKLFEKALALYDKDTPDRWHNVAKAVGGKSAEEVKRHYEILIKDVREIESGRVPFPNYRSSGNGN, from the coding sequence ATGTCTTCCAATTCTCTCACCTCTTGGACACCTAAGCAAAACAAACTATTCGAAAAGGCCCTGGCTTTATATGACAAGGACACCCCTGACCGCTGGCATAATGTTGCCAAAGCTGTGGGTGGGAAATCTGCAGAGGAAGTGAAGAGGCACTATGAGATTCTCATCAAGGATGTCAGGGAAATCGAGTCTGGCAGAGTTCCATTCCCTAATTACAGGTCAAGTGGAAATGGCAACTAA